Part of the Anopheles gambiae chromosome 3, idAnoGambNW_F1_1, whole genome shotgun sequence genome is shown below.
GAACATAATGTTCGCACACTTGGACACGTAGTACAGGTAGGCGGGCAGGCTGCCGACCGGGTTCAGGTTGTTCAGATTGACCGAGGCGAAGCGGTACAGCTCGGACGCCACCACGACGATGCGGCTCGGTGCGGAGCGCTTGAGCAGATCGATCAGCAGATGGGTCAGCAGAAACGGGCCGTAGTGGTTGGTGGCCATCGTGAACTCGATACCGTCCACCGATTGCGTCTTGCGGAACGTTTCCGCAAACCCGGCATTGTGGACCAGCACGTCCAGCTTGCGCTCCGTGCGCAGCACCTCCGCGGCAAACTCGCGCACGGAGGCCTGGGAGCTGAGGTCAAGCTTCAGCACGGTTACGTTCTGGTTGCCCGTTTCCTTCACTATCTCATCTGCGGAGGAAAAAATCGTTCGTTCGTGTCATCCGGTGCGGGTCTCATCCGTGTATTGGCTTGATCCTTGATGTTTACTTAAGGGTGCCCTTGTTTTGTACAGCGGGTCATATGGACATGCATCGTGCAGTAGAGAGATTGGAGAGATGTTTGGAAGTTGCTATGTACAACAGCTTAAAGAGTAATCCCAATGGTAAGAACCGTCGTCTGCGATCCGTTGGCGATATATACAGAGGTAGATCTCCAGGTGATCGATACGATCGAGGATGAACATGCAAGACTTAAACAGTCTTTTATCAATCCTACATCATTAATAACTAGTTTTACGACTCACAGGTTAAATCAAAGACCTTGATGTATTTCCCGAATTTTAAGGAGGACAACAATCAATAACAACAGAAATGAAAGACTAAATAAACGATACTATTCTAGGTAGAAGATGATCTCCAACACCAATATCTTTACTCCCCCAAGATACCCCAACGACCTACTTTACTACACCCACTTCATATTCTACTCTGAAGACACCAACACCATTAGGAAAGTAATCTCCTTACAACTATGTTAGCCCATTACAACACTGAAATCGTCCATACCTTGCGCCTGCTTGGCCGTCTCCATGTTCCGGCACGCCATAATGACGCGGGCGCCTCGTTTAGCCAAATCGCGGGCAGTTTCCTTGCCAATGCCCGAGTTTGCGCCGGTAATGATGACCGTCTTACCCTCCATCTTTCGCTGCAGCCATTGAACGGGGGAAAAGGTTTACAAGAACAATTAAgacgaaagagaaagagattaataaaaaaacgatagTAAATCTAGCTGGCTAGCAGCTCCACACTTCATGATGCCCAGCCGTGCATTACGGGGATATTGGGACCGATGGCATCTTTGGCGTGGTTTACACCCCATCGTCCACCATCACTTTCACCGCCCTGCCCAGCCCACTGTCATGCATCAACTTTTAGTATCATATCGTATGCTTACAGATGAGGTAAAGTGCCCGCAGGTGAGGTAGAGGTAGTATTTGATTAGTGACAGTACGATCGCAACTCCCGTGACTACGGATGCCACCGCCGACAGCGGATCGTTGAACCCGAGTGGCGacatgttcgtttttttttgtgtgttgtttttgggtTTTCTACAGTACAGTGGAAAAGTGTAGCGAGCTAAAATAAATGAGACAAACAccagagaaaaagaaaaaaaaagaaatgtattAGTATTAGTTGTACGTGTTCATGCAACTTAGCATTTAGAGCCCAAATTTCCCATTGGATATTAACAGTTTTGATACAATTAGTTGCGTATTTTTTAGGAAATTaggttttaattaatttcacgTCTAATAGATCTGTGCCCTGTGTGGAAAAGCGTTACGTTTCTCTTTCTTTAATTAGGTTTCCATCCGCCATTCAGTaggataaaaaaataaagcaagtGATGTTTTTAATCGCTCTTATCGTTTACATAactaaatataaataaatctaAATATAGCAGAACAATGGAACAATTAAATACTAACCGAAAGCTActtttaacacaaaaaaatgaagcttttAAAACTATATAAATGACAAAATAATTCagaaaattcacaaaaataacAGTTTTAGCACAAAAATGGAATAATTGATTGCATTGCTCTGGGCTTTAATGTGTTAAAGTTATGTCCGTTTTAGATGTGAAAtttgaatcttttttttatgtagaCATTAATTTGCCAGATAAAGTAATCCTTAGATAGATAATTAAAAACCCATTGaaatatgtaaataaataagttgTTTATTACAGTTTTAATCAATCAtcgattaaaaacaaaatttaagcATTTTACAGCGAACATAACGAACAAACGCAATCCATTCAACAGTCATTGGAAGAACTGCAATAACACTCTTAGTAGTTAATATAACGAGATTAgtttgtgtaaaaaatatatctaTGAATAAGGATTACttgcaaaaacatttaaattgaatatttgaaaaatactGAGAAGGAATTCATAAAAAACTCAAATTTTCAAGTGTAAACATACATTAATGGCAtatgaaatgaataaatatgaatatatCGCTAGGCAATATAGGAGTTGCTAAAAATTGCTTAAGAAATCCCAAGAATTTCAATATAAAATATGCATACTGTAATTGTTTTTCAGTGCGTATATTCATTTTACTGAGATTTTCatctttttgacattttataaaaaaatcaggCAATAATAGAACCACTGCCGACATTATTAACAAATTTAGTACATTAACCCAAACGAAGCAAAGTTATCCTATAATAGCAATATTAAGATCAATCATCGAGCATTTACAAAATAACGCACACGATACAAGCACTATCACTTAAAAGGAAACTAAAAGATTCAGTGGTACTCCCGCCATGCCAGTAGCTTATACATACAGCATAGAGCAGAAACGAGACAAGACGCTGTGTTCCTCCCTTTTTTTACGTATGCTAAAcattgtaaaatatttatattaattaaTAGGCAAAGTTGAACCGTAAATTCGTAATTCATTCATTCGCTTAACGCCACCGAACCGCTTCCCTTCCACGATTATTACCTCGCATATGTGAGTTCCACTTCAACAGCGTAAGAATGATGACACAGCAACAAGCCATTACCAAAAGGTCCACTTTACTTCAAATTACCTTGCCCGAGGCCATCCACGGAAGTAGCGACCGTTGGCCAGATATTTCATGCGtttcactgtgtgtgttttttacgcGCCTCTTCCTATGTTATccagacaaacaaaaagcgaTCGATCGCGTTTTACGTCGATCATGCACGTCAAGCAGGGAGGAGAACATTCTTGAACATTCATTGGCACGTATGAAAGAGGACCCCCCCTCCAAACATAAAGCAT
Proteins encoded:
- the LOC1270582 gene encoding retinol dehydrogenase 14 isoform X2, whose amino-acid sequence is MSPLGFNDPLSAVASVVTGVAIVLSLIKYYLYLTCGHFTSSRKMEGKTVIITGANSGIGKETARDLAKRGARVIMACRNMETAKQAQDEIVKETGNQNVTVLKLDLSSQASVREFAAEVLRTERKLDVLVHNAGFAETFRKTQSVDGIEFTMATNHYGPFLLTHLLIDLLKRSAPSRIVVVASELYRFASVNLNNLNPVGSLPAYLYYVSKCANIMFTRELARRLEGTSVTANCLHPGMIDSGIWRNVPFPLTLPMRVIKSFFKTNVEGAQTSLYLACSEEVQGVSGKYFMDCKEASLSAGISDMEKARKLWDESAKIVKLTESDPKI